The Halobaculum magnesiiphilum genome contains the following window.
CGATTCGGCGCCGCCGCGGTCGCGGAGGCGGGACGGTAGCACGGATCACGGCCGGCTTTTCCGGCCTCGTCGCCTCGGATCGCCCATGATGGCGACGACCCACGTCCTCGCGGGCGTGGCCGTCGGGCTCGGGACGGTCGCGCTCGCGCCGGAGGCCGGCCCGGTCGTCCTCGCGGGGGCGGTGGGCGGACTGGCGCCCGACCTCGACCTGCTCGGCGACCACCGGAAGGACCTCCACTTCCCCGCGTACGGCACCGTCGCGGCCGCGGTCGCGGTCGCGGCGGCGGCGGTCGCCCCGTCGCCGGCGACGCTGTCGCTCGCGACCTTCCTCGTCGCGGCGGCGGTGCACGCCGTCTCGGACATCGTCGGCGGCGACCTCACCCTCCGGCCGTGGGAGGCGACCGGCGACCGGGCGGTGTACGAGCACCTCCGCGGGCGGTGGCACGCACCCCGCCGGTGGGTGCGCTACGACGGCGCCCCGGAGGACTTCCTGCTCGGGGTCGCGCTCGCGCTTCCCGCGCTGGCGGCGCTCGACGGGCCGGCGCGCTGGGCGATCGGAGGGCTCCTCGTCGTCTCCGCGGTGTACGCCCTCGTTCGGCGGCGGCTGGTCGACGCGGGCGAGCGCATCGTCGCTGCCGCGCCCGATCCCGTGCTCGCGGCGGTTCCGGAGACGCTGATCGAGGACCTGCGGTAGGCCCATGGATCGGCGACGGGCCGACGGAGCGGCGTCGGGGCGACGGCTTTTCTCCGGGCGGTACTCAGGGTCCGGCATGGAGAAAGTATCCCTCGCGGAGGGCTTCGACTCCGTCGAGGAGCCGTGGTCGCCGCGGCTGGCGGCGGAGTTGAACGGACAGGCGGTGAAGCTCGCCCGCCTCGACGGCGAGTTCGTCTGGCACAGCCACCCCGACGCGGACGAGCTGTTCTGGGTTATCGAGGGCGGCCCGCTGGACATCGAGTTCCGCGAGGAGCCGACGGCGACCCTGTCGGCCGGCGAGCTGCTGGTCGTCCCCGCGGGCGTCGAGCACCGCCCGGTCGCACACGAGGAAGCGAACGTCGCGCTGTTCGAGCCCGCGGGCACCGAGAACACCGGCGACGCCGGCGACACGGGCGACGAACGGACGAACGCCGTGCGGGAGCTTGAGACGGGCGTGAGCCGCGGCCGCGTCGGCGTCGACGAAGCTGGCGAGTCCGCGGACGACGCGGACGGGACGGCCGACGGCCGCGACCGCGACGACGAGAGCGGGACCGGCGGCGAGGGGCGTGTGGAGTAGCGGGTGACACCGATGTCAGCGAGCGGCTAAGTGGCCCGAGGACGTACCGGGAGTATGGCCAGAGACGACATCGACGGCGAGGTTCCCGCCGACCAGTCGGACGTCCCCGTGACCGCCGAGCGCCCCGAGGACAGCGTGCTGCGGACGACCGGCACCGACCACATCACGCTCATCGGGAGCAACGAGGAGGCGACGGTGGCGTTCTACCGCGACGTGCTCGGGATGCCGCTGGTGATGCGCCAGCCGAACCTCGACGCGCCGGAGGTGACGCACCTGTTCTTCGACAGCGGCGACGGCCGCATCATCACGTTCTTCGTCGAGGAGAGCCGGGATAACGCCCCCGGCCAGCGCCCCGGCGTCGGCGCGGTCCACCACCTCGCCTTCTCCATCGACGCCGAGGAGCTGCCCGAGATCAAGGAGTCGCTCTCCGAGCACGGGCACCGCTACAGCGAGTTCGACCGCGGCGCGTTCCACTCGCTGTACACCCGCGACCACAACGGGCTCACCATCGAGCTCGTCGTCGACAAGTACGAGCTCCCCGACGACCGCCGCGGCGAGGTGATGGCGCTCGCGCAGTCGAAGCGCGTCGCCGCCGGCGCGAACTACGTCGACGACGAGCACATGGAGGCCGCCATCGAGGAACTCGGCCTCGACGTGGTGAGAAACGAGGTTCCCGACGCCGCGACGGGTACCGGGTTCGACGACTGAGGTCGACGCCGACCCGCCGCCCGTCGACCCCGTTCCCGACTTCTGCCCGAGCGACTGACCGGTCTGCTGCTCCGAGCCGTCCCCGGTTCGCCGCCCCGGCGAACGCTTAAATACCTCAGCTATCGCCAGCGATTTCTATACGGTCGGGGGCTGACTCAATTCAGTGTCACATACACCAGAATTTTTATGATAGTGAGGTGGTGGTACCCCCAAGGGTCCGCCGGCGTCCATCCGCCGGCCACTCCGTCGAACACACATGTCCCACGAATCAAACTACGCGTCGGACGGACACGACGCGACCGGGAGATCGGGTCGGATCGTCGAGCTGCTGACCACGTACGGCGAGCGCGCCGGCAACGCGCTCGTGTACAGTTCCGCGTATCTGGCGGCGATCGCGATGGCCGAGGTGGCGATCGCGATGGTGCTGCTGTCGTTGCCGCCGAACCCGGCGCCCGTGGTCGTCGGGCTGGTGACGTTCGCGGTGTACACGAACGACCGGGTCGCCGACGTGGACACCGACGCCGTCTCCGACCCCGACCGTGCGGCGTTCGTCCGGCGTCACCGCGACAGCCTGTACGTGTCGGCGTCGGCCGCGTACGGGCTCGCGGTCGCGATCTCCGTGCTGGGCGGTCCCGTCGCGCTGGCCGTGACGCTGCTCCCCGGCGTGTTCTGGGTGGCGTACGCCGCCGACTGGGTGCCGAGCCTCGCCCCCAGGCTCCGCCGCCTGAAGGAGGTGCTCGTCGTCAACTCCCTCGTCGTCGCGCTCGCGTGGGCGACGACGCTGACCGCGCTCCCGGTCGCGTTCACCGACGCGGCGGTCACCCCGGCGACGGCGGTCGTGTTCGCGTACTTCCTGCTCCGGTCGTTCGTCGACACCGAGATCCCGAACGTCGGCGACGTCGAGGCCGACCGCGCGATCGACGTGTCGACGCTGCCGGTCGCGTTCGGCGTGCCGACGACGCGTCGGATCCTCTACTGCGTCGATCTGCTCACGGCCGGGATCGTGGCCGCCGCGGCGACGGTCGGAGTTCTCGGGGCGGGCCCCGCGCTCGCGCTCGGCGTGGGCCTGGCGTACTCGCTGGTCGTCACGGGGCTGCTCGGTCGCGTCGACAGCGACACGCTCGCGCTGGCAGCGGAGTCCGGCTACCTCGTCGTCGCGGCCGCGTTGGTCGGGCCGCTGCTGCTGGCGTAAGCGGGCCGTCGGTCGATCTGTCAGATCGTCGCGCGCTGCGCGACGGCGGAATTTATTACGGTGCTCCCCCGAGCAGGAGGGTACGTGCTCCCGTCCGGAACGCTGACGGCGGTGATGCTGCTCACCGTCGTCGTGGGGACGACCGCCGCGCTCCTCGCGTGGCGCGAGCGACAGGAACCCGGCGCGGTCCCGCTGACTGCCCTGCTGGCCGGACAGGTGTGGTGGTCGGTGTTCTTCGTCTTCGAATACCGCGCCGGGACCCTCGCCGGGAAGGTGTTCTACTCCGATGTCCAGTGGGTGGGAGTGGTGGTGATCCCGGTCGCGTGGCTCCTGTTCGCGCTGGAGTACACGGGCCGCGATCACTACGTCCGGCCGCGGTACGTCGGCCTGCTGTCGGTCGTACCGGTCGTCACGGTCGTGCTCGCGGCGACGAACGGGTATCACGACCTGCTGTATCTCGACACGGAGCTCGTCACCGAGGCCGGGCGAACGGTGCTCCACCGGACCGGCGGCCCCTGGTACTGGGTGATCACGGGCTACACCTACCTGCTCGGCCTGCTCGGGTCGATCCCCCTGTTGGGGCTGGTCCGCAGCGACTCGCTCCCGTTCCGCGGCCAGAGCCTCGGGCTGCTCGTCGGAACGCTCGCGCCGTGGGCGAGCAACGTGTTGTTCCTGGCCGGCGCGGTCCCGATTCCGAGCCTCGACCCGACGCCGGTGTTCTTCGCGGTCTCGGGCGTCGCGTACCTCGGCGCGATCACCCGCTTTCGGCTGCTCGGGACGAGCCCGTCGGCGAACCACCGCGCGCGGCGGCTGGTGTTCGAGCGCATGCGCGAGGGCGCGGTCGTCGTCGACAGACACGACTACGTCGTCGACATGAACGAGCAGGCGGCCGAGATACTCGACGTCGACCCGCGGGACGTGCTGGGGGACCCGGCCGCCGAGGTGATCCCCCGATACGAGCACCTGCCGGAGGAGGGGCGCGCCTCCCGACACCTCACGCTCGGCGAGGGGCTCCAGAGCCGCCAGTACGACGCGACGGTGACCGCGGTCGCGGACTTCCACGGCCGCTCGCTGGGCGGCGTCATCTCCTTTCACGACGTGAGCGACCACCTCCGGCGCCAACAGCGGCTGGAGGTGCTCAACCGCGTGCTCCGGCACAACATCCGCACGGAGACGAACCTCATCTACGGCAACGCGGACCTCATGGACGCCGAGGGCGCCCACGTGGAGGCGGTAAAGGAGGGCGCGATGCGCATCGAGGCGATCAGCGACAAGGCGCGCGACGTGATCGACATCTTCGAGCGGGGCCGCCAGCCCGGCCGGGCGTTGACGCTGTCGACCGTGCTCGACGAGTGCGTCGAGGAGGTCCGCGAGGAGTATCCGTCGGTCGCGGTCGACCTCGAGATGGCCCCGGACGGCGGCTGCGGGGACGGCTCGGACATCGCGGTGTCGCCGGTGCTCACGTCGGTCGTGCGCAACGTCGTCGAGAACGCCGCCGAACACAACGACGACGACCCGTGGGTTCGCGTGCGGGCGACCTGCGCCGACGACACGGTCGAGATCCGCGTCGCCGACAACGGCCCCGGGATCAACGACCACGAACGGACCGCCCTCGAACGGGGCAACGAGACGCCGCTGGACCACGGCAGCGGCCTCGGCCTGTGGCTCATCGCCTGGGGCACCGAGATGGCCGACGGCGACCTCGAGATCGACGACCGCGAGGGCGGCGGGACCGAGGTGACGGTGCGTGTGCCCCGGCTCGCGGCGGCGGAGGAGTGACGGCATCGTTGGCGGCGTGAGGACGGGACTGTGGGTGGTGTAAGAACCGAAGAAGCCTAGGGCGGGATTTGAACCCGCGCTCTCGTCCTTACCAAGGACGCGCTTTACCGCTAAGCTACCCAGGCGCGAATAGGGATAGCCGGGAGTCGTCTTTAGGCGTTACGATCAGACGCCACGAGGGGCACGCAGTATCACGGGACGACGACCGGGTCGAACCGAAAGCCGGCACGCCGGGAGCCCGCGACCGAGTCAGGAGTCGGCGGACGACGCCACGCGGTCCTCGTCGGCGAGGGAGGCGATGCGGTCGCCCGTCGAGTCCGGAAGCGCGCCGACGGCGGGCATGCGGTCGTCGTCGCCGGCGGCCAGCTCGGCGGCGTACGACAGCAGGTCGGCGGGCGCGCTGGCGCCGACGGCGGCGGTGCCGGCGACGACCGCGAGCTCGAACACGTCGGCCTCCAGGTTGCGGTCCAGCGCCGCCGCCTCCTCGGGCTCGGTGTCGCGCCGGAGCGTCTGATCCCGCCCGAACGCCCGGACCGTCTCGACGGCCTTCCCGGCGGCGGCCGTCCGGGCGAGCAGGTAGAAGCCGCGCGAGACGGATACGTCCGCCGCGAGCACGTCGAGGTCGGCGTCGATGTCGCCGGCGGCGTCGAGGTCCGCGGTCGCCCACGGCTCCGTCTGGGAGAGCTCGCGGGTGAGCCGCAGGCCCTCGTAAATGAGCTGGACGCCGGCGGCGTGGTCCTCGACGCCCGCCAGGTCCACGTCGGGGTCGAGCGCGCGGGCCGACAGCAACGTGAGCGCTCCGGGCGTCATCTCCGCGTCGTCGAAGCGGTCGGTCAGCGCGCTCCGGAGCGCCGCCGGCTCGACGTCGCCGACCGACCGCTCCGCGGCGGCCCGAGTCCGCGCGGCGTCATCCATCGGCACGCGATAGACCGGGCACACGCAAAGACCTTTGGAAACGGGGGGCTATCCCGTCCCGTGATACGCGCCGAACGGGCCGCCGACGGGGAGTACCGGACCGTGACGATCGACCGCCCCGAGGCCCGGAACGCGCTCACCCCCGACGCCCTCGACGCGCTGGAGGCGGCCGTCGTCGAGGGCGACGAGCCGGTCGTGCTGCTCCGGGGCGCCGGCTCCGCGTTCTGTGCCGGCGCTGACCTCGACGTGGTCGAGTCGCTGGCGGACCCCGCCGCGTTCGCGGAACACGGCCAGCGCGTCGCCGACGCGATCGAATCGGCCGACGCGGTCGTGATCGCCGGCGTCGACGGCGCGGCCCGCGGCGGCGGCGTCGAGCTGGCGCTCGCGTGTGACCTCCGGGTCGCGACGCCTGCGGCGACGTTCGCGGAGACGGGCGTCTCCTTCGGGCTGTTCGGCGCGTGGGGCGGCACCGCCCGGCTCCCCCGGATCGTCGGCGAGGGCGTCGCCCTCGACATCGCCTGCTCGGCGCGGGTCGTCGACGCCGAGGAGGCGCGGGCGGTGGGGCTCGTCTCCCGCGTCGTCCCGGACCCGACGACCGTCGCGCGGGACGTGGCCGACAACGACCCCGGGGCGCTTTCGGCCGTGAAGCGGCTCGTTCGCGCCGGCGCCCGCGGCGCGGAGACCGCGGCCGACGAGCGGGCGGCGTTCGCGCGCCTGCACGACGAGCGGTTCGGGGAGTGAGGACGGCCGGCCGGGAGTGAGAACGACCGACCGAGGAGCGAGCACGACACCACAACAGTTGAATCCTCGCGGCCGCGTACCTCGGGTATGACCGACGGACACGACCCCGCGGATCGCTCCTCGCTCTCCAGACGCCGGACCCTCGGCGTCGTCGGCGCCGGCGCGGTCGCCGCGCTCGCCGGCTGTCTCGGCGGCGGCGGCGACACCTCGCTGCCGGAGAACGGCGACCCCGAACTCCTCGAGGACGTGGAGTCGTTCCCCAGCGAGGGCGTCGAACACGTCGAGCGCGGCACAGAGGTCGAGTACGACACGCAACCACCCACCTCGGGACCCCACTACTCGGGCGTCGTCGAGGCGGGGTTCTACGAGGAACCGCAGACGATGGGGGATCTCGTCCACACGCTCGAACACGGCGCGATCGTCGCCTACTACGTTCCCGACGCCCTGACTGACGAGGCGCGGTCGTCGCTGGAGACGTGGGCGAACAGCCACACCGGCACGTGGCAGAGCTTCGTCGCCGTCCCGAACCCCTACGACGACCCGCAGGCGCCGTACACGCTCACCGCGTGGCGCCACCTCCTCCGGATGGACGAGTACGACGAGGACGTCGTGCGGGCGTTCGCCGCCGAGTACATCGGTCGCGGCCCGGAGAACCCGGTCCGATAGCGGAACGGGTCTCCGAGCCGGTCGCCGACCCGGTCACCGATCCGGTTCGTGTCCAGGCAGACGCTACAGCGACAACTCGGCGGGCGCCGGCGGCATCGCGCGCTTGTGTTTCGAGGACTCGTACAGCTCCTCGACGCGGGCGATCTCCTCGGCGGTCACGTCGAGCGCGCGGACGGTCGCGGCCGTCGACAGCGGCCCGTCGACGTGGAGCGCGAGCACCGCATCGAGGGTGTCGTAGTCGAGCCCCAGCTCCTCCTCGTCGGTCTGGCCGGTCCACATCTCCGCCGAGGGCGTCTTCATCACCAGGTCGTGCGGGACGCCGGCGTGGGCCGCGAGCTGGCGAACCTGCTGTTTGTAGAGGTTCCCGAGCGGGTTGCAGTCGACCGCGCCGTCGCCGTACTTCGTGAAGTAGCCCGTGAGCGCCTCGCTACGGTTGCCCGTCCCGAGGACGAGGCGGTCGTCGGCGTTGGCGGCGAAGTAGTTGAGCACCGCGCGAACGCGCACGCGGACGTTGCTCTCGGCCATTTTCTCGTCGGCCGCCTCCGGGAGCGCGTCGTAGAACGCCTCGGCGATGGGCTCGATCTCGATCACGTCGTAGGCGATCCCGAGATCCTCGGCGACGCGCTCGGCGTCGCTCATGTTTTCCTCGGTGTTCACCGACCCGGGCATCACCAGGCCCCGAACGCTGTCGGCGCCGAGGGCGTCGACCGCGAGGTACGCGACCGTCGTCGAGTCGATCCCGCCCGACAGCCCCAGCACCGCCCCGTCGGCGCCCGCTGCGTCGACCTGGTCGGCGATGAAGTCGGTGAGGTGCGCGTGTACCCGGTCGAGTTCGGCGTCGGACAGGCGCAGGTCCAACGGGGTCGATTCCTCGTCCAACAGGACGGATTCGCTCATCGCCTCCGGGTAGGTCGGCGCCGAACTAATAGCTCCCTCGTCTCCGCGGATCGTGGACGTGCGTCCAGTTCCGTGGCGACGCCGGCGACCGATTAGTTGAAGTGCGGCGATCGAATACGTTGAGGCACACACGAGCGCCGTTGGTGAGCGATTCCGGAGGAATCGCGAGCCTCGGGGCGCGAGTGAGTGAAACGAACGAGCGCGCCGTTGGTCCAGTGGTAGGACATTAGCTTCCCAAGCTAATAGCCCGGGTTCAATTCCCGGACGGCGCATGTCTCGAACGCCAGTGAGAGACATCGCCGACGGGAATTGAAGTAGATCGGACGCGCGCAGCGGCGCGAGCACGTCCGAGCGTGGTTCAATTCCTGGACGGCGCACTTCTGGCGAAGCCGAACGAAACAGCCACGGCGCCGACGACCGTGACACAGGATATGCGCACCGTCTTCCACGTCTCCACCGTCGATCAGCTCTCGTACGTCGACGCGAAGGTCCGGAACCTCCTCGGCGACGACACGGTGTCGGTCACGGCCGTCGCGGTCGTCGTCGACAACCCCGCGGTCATCGACGCGGCGGCCGAGCCCGACGGACGCGAGCGCGTCGAGGCCGTCCTCGCCGCCGACGGGGGCGAGGACGGCGCCGGCGGCGACGACGCGGAAACGGCGTTCAGCGTCTGCTCGAACGCGCTGCGGGGCGCGACGGCGACGCTCGACGACCTCCCCGCGGGCGTCGAGGCGGCGTCCTCCGGCGTCGGCGAACTCACCCGGCTCCAAGGCGACGGCTGGGCGTACATCCGCCCGTAGCCCGCGCACGTTCACCGGCACTAACATATATCACCCCGACGCGACGACAGCGACGTATGCCCCACCGAACCGGTATCTCGCACGCCGTCGCCGCGTTGGCGGCGATGGTGTCGGCCTCGTATCTGAAGGACGTCCTGAAGCACCTCGTGAGCGCGCGCGAACTCGTCGCGTACGCCAACGCTGCGGGCGTCCATCTCGTCGACCGTGTCGGCGCGGCGGCCGCGACCGACGCGGTGGCCGGCGTGGCCGCCGCCGGGCTCCTCGTCGTCCTCACGTTCGTGTGGGGGTGGGCGTACCACCACCGCGTTATCGGGTGATCACGCCGGCCAGTCGGCCGGATCCGCGTCGATCCGCTCGCGCAGCGTCGCGGTCGCGTCGGCGTCGTACCGGAGGACGCGCCGCCACCACGGGCCCTTCCCCGAATCGGCCGAGAGATCGGTGACCAGCCGGTTCGCGTCGGCGCCGCCGGCGGGCGTCGACAGCGGGACCGCGCGGTCGAACAGCCGCGAGCCGTCGGGGTCGCCGCGGACGACCACCGCGGCGTCGAACGACTCGCGGCGGGCGTGCGCGTTCGAGGCGAACCGCTCCCGGGTCGCCGCGTCGGATTTCCGGTACTCGTCGCCGGTGAGCACCTCCGCGACGCGGAACTCGCCGATCAGGAAACAGCCCCAGTCGGGTGGCAGCCAGTCGACGCGGTTGGCTCGGGCGGGGCGGTCGGCGCGGTTTGCGCGGTCCGCGTCCTCGTCGCTGACGGTCAACGTCGCGTAAAATAGGAGGGAGTCGCCGGGCTCCAGCGCGGAGATCGGTCGGGCCTTGACGCCGTAGGGATCGCCGTAGGTGTACGCCTCGCGGCCGAGCGCGCCCGCGAACTCCGGATCGAGGTGGACCGGGCGGTCGACCGCGTCGTCGGGGACGTACGCGGCGAGGTCGAGGTCGGCGTAGGTGGGGACCGGCCCGGCGGTCGGCTCGCGCTCGGGGATCGGGACGTAGACGAACGAGCCGTCCGGGTACACCGGCCCGCGACGACCCGGGAGGTTCGTGTTGGCGGCGACGTTGATGGCGACCGCGCGGGGCATGCGATCGCGTTGCGGCGGCGACGGCTTAGCGTCGGCGACCGCGGCGCGTGTCGGCCGCCGTTCGCCTCGCCCGACCGTCAGCCGTGGTTCGCTTCGCTACCGCTCGGCAACCCACGCCGAGACACTTCTCGCTGCGCTCGAACCGACTCGTCTACTATCAGTCGCTACGCTCCTGATACCACCTGAAGACTGCACTCGCTTCGCTCGGTTGTCTTCCGTAGTTTGCCTCGCTACCGCTCGGCAAACCACACCCCGAACTTCTCCAACGCCCGCCCGCGGTGGGAGATCGCGTTCTTCTCTGCGGCGTCCATCTCGGCGAACGTCGACCCGTCGTACTCGAAGATCGGGTCGTAGCCGAAGCCGCCGTCGCCGCGCGCCTCGACGATCTCGCCGCAGACGACGCCCTCGAACAGCTTGACGGGGAGCGGCTCGGTCTCCGCGTCGTCGCGCTCGGCCCCCGTCGCGGCCGCTGCGACGCGGTCGTCGCGGTCGACGGGGTCGGGGGAGGCGTCGAACGGCTCGCCGTCGCAGTACGCGAGCACGCAGCGGAACGAGGCCCGGCGGTCGTCGAGCTCGGCGTCGACGAGTCGACGGACGGCCTCGACGCCGATCGTGTCCTCGACGTACGCG
Protein-coding sequences here:
- a CDS encoding metal-dependent hydrolase, whose protein sequence is MMATTHVLAGVAVGLGTVALAPEAGPVVLAGAVGGLAPDLDLLGDHRKDLHFPAYGTVAAAVAVAAAAVAPSPATLSLATFLVAAAVHAVSDIVGGDLTLRPWEATGDRAVYEHLRGRWHAPRRWVRYDGAPEDFLLGVALALPALAALDGPARWAIGGLLVVSAVYALVRRRLVDAGERIVAAAPDPVLAAVPETLIEDLR
- a CDS encoding VOC family protein — translated: MARDDIDGEVPADQSDVPVTAERPEDSVLRTTGTDHITLIGSNEEATVAFYRDVLGMPLVMRQPNLDAPEVTHLFFDSGDGRIITFFVEESRDNAPGQRPGVGAVHHLAFSIDAEELPEIKESLSEHGHRYSEFDRGAFHSLYTRDHNGLTIELVVDKYELPDDRRGEVMALAQSKRVAAGANYVDDEHMEAAIEELGLDVVRNEVPDAATGTGFDD
- a CDS encoding UbiA family prenyltransferase, with the protein product MSHESNYASDGHDATGRSGRIVELLTTYGERAGNALVYSSAYLAAIAMAEVAIAMVLLSLPPNPAPVVVGLVTFAVYTNDRVADVDTDAVSDPDRAAFVRRHRDSLYVSASAAYGLAVAISVLGGPVALAVTLLPGVFWVAYAADWVPSLAPRLRRLKEVLVVNSLVVALAWATTLTALPVAFTDAAVTPATAVVFAYFLLRSFVDTEIPNVGDVEADRAIDVSTLPVAFGVPTTRRILYCVDLLTAGIVAAAATVGVLGAGPALALGVGLAYSLVVTGLLGRVDSDTLALAAESGYLVVAAALVGPLLLA
- a CDS encoding histidine kinase N-terminal 7TM domain-containing protein, with the translated sequence MLPSGTLTAVMLLTVVVGTTAALLAWRERQEPGAVPLTALLAGQVWWSVFFVFEYRAGTLAGKVFYSDVQWVGVVVIPVAWLLFALEYTGRDHYVRPRYVGLLSVVPVVTVVLAATNGYHDLLYLDTELVTEAGRTVLHRTGGPWYWVITGYTYLLGLLGSIPLLGLVRSDSLPFRGQSLGLLVGTLAPWASNVLFLAGAVPIPSLDPTPVFFAVSGVAYLGAITRFRLLGTSPSANHRARRLVFERMREGAVVVDRHDYVVDMNEQAAEILDVDPRDVLGDPAAEVIPRYEHLPEEGRASRHLTLGEGLQSRQYDATVTAVADFHGRSLGGVISFHDVSDHLRRQQRLEVLNRVLRHNIRTETNLIYGNADLMDAEGAHVEAVKEGAMRIEAISDKARDVIDIFERGRQPGRALTLSTVLDECVEEVREEYPSVAVDLEMAPDGGCGDGSDIAVSPVLTSVVRNVVENAAEHNDDDPWVRVRATCADDTVEIRVADNGPGINDHERTALERGNETPLDHGSGLGLWLIAWGTEMADGDLEIDDREGGGTEVTVRVPRLAAAEE
- a CDS encoding DUF7114 family protein — translated: MDDAARTRAAAERSVGDVEPAALRSALTDRFDDAEMTPGALTLLSARALDPDVDLAGVEDHAAGVQLIYEGLRLTRELSQTEPWATADLDAAGDIDADLDVLAADVSVSRGFYLLARTAAAGKAVETVRAFGRDQTLRRDTEPEEAAALDRNLEADVFELAVVAGTAAVGASAPADLLSYAAELAAGDDDRMPAVGALPDSTGDRIASLADEDRVASSADS
- a CDS encoding enoyl-CoA hydratase/isomerase family protein; translation: MIRAERAADGEYRTVTIDRPEARNALTPDALDALEAAVVEGDEPVVLLRGAGSAFCAGADLDVVESLADPAAFAEHGQRVADAIESADAVVIAGVDGAARGGGVELALACDLRVATPAATFAETGVSFGLFGAWGGTARLPRIVGEGVALDIACSARVVDAEEARAVGLVSRVVPDPTTVARDVADNDPGALSAVKRLVRAGARGAETAADERAAFARLHDERFGE
- a CDS encoding DUF3105 domain-containing protein; amino-acid sequence: MTDGHDPADRSSLSRRRTLGVVGAGAVAALAGCLGGGGDTSLPENGDPELLEDVESFPSEGVEHVERGTEVEYDTQPPTSGPHYSGVVEAGFYEEPQTMGDLVHTLEHGAIVAYYVPDALTDEARSSLETWANSHTGTWQSFVAVPNPYDDPQAPYTLTAWRHLLRMDEYDEDVVRAFAAEYIGRGPENPVR
- a CDS encoding NAD+ synthase → MSESVLLDEESTPLDLRLSDAELDRVHAHLTDFIADQVDAAGADGAVLGLSGGIDSTTVAYLAVDALGADSVRGLVMPGSVNTEENMSDAERVAEDLGIAYDVIEIEPIAEAFYDALPEAADEKMAESNVRVRVRAVLNYFAANADDRLVLGTGNRSEALTGYFTKYGDGAVDCNPLGNLYKQQVRQLAAHAGVPHDLVMKTPSAEMWTGQTDEEELGLDYDTLDAVLALHVDGPLSTAATVRALDVTAEEIARVEELYESSKHKRAMPPAPAELSL
- a CDS encoding non-canonical purine NTP pyrophosphatase, producing the protein MLRYVTTNPGKVREAREYLGDEVSQLDFDYTEIQADDLAPIAARGAREAYRHAGEPVLVDDAGLFVRGFDGFPGPYSAYVEDTIGVEAVRRLVDAELDDRRASFRCVLAYCDGEPFDASPDPVDRDDRVAAAATGAERDDAETEPLPVKLFEGVVCGEIVEARGDGGFGYDPIFEYDGSTFAEMDAAEKNAISHRGRALEKFGVWFAER